DNA from Streptomyces sp. Edi4:
CCCTGCCGGTGCGGGACGCGATGCTGGACCGGGCCTTCGAGTGCTGGATCCACGCGGGTGACATCGCCGATGCCGTGGACTATCCCTACGATCCGCCGTCCGGCGCGCATCTGCACCGCATGATCGACCTGGCGGTACGGGTCCTGCCCGCCACGCTCGCGGGCCGCCGCAGGGCCGGGCTCGCCTCGCCGCCGCGCGGGCTTGTCGCGGCGGGCTCCCCGGGGCGTTCGCTGCGTCTGGAGATCGAGGGCGTGGGCGGCGGCGACTGGCACATCGCGCTCGACTCGCCGGCCGCCCTGGCCTCCCCCGCGCACGAGGTGGCCCATGTGGCCCTGGACGGCGTGGAGTTCTGCAAGCTGGCCGCGGGCCACGTACCGCCCGAGGAGGCGGCGGCCGGTCAGCTGGGCGACCGCGAGGCCATCAGCGACGTCCTGTTCGCGGCCGCGTCACTGAGCCGGCTGTGAGCGGGGGCGCGGCCCGGGGCCGAAGGCCGCGCCCGTCCGCCCCCGCCGGGCACCGCGTCAGGCGAAGACGACCGTACGGCGCCCGTTGAGCAGGATGCGGTGCTCGGCGTGCCACTTCACCGCCCGCGCGAGGGCCTGACACTCCACGTCGCGGCCGATCGCGACGAGCTGGGCCGGAGTGACGTCGTGCCCGACGCGCTCCACCTCCTGCTCGATGATCGGCCCCTCGTCGAGGTCGGCCGTCACATAGTGCGCGGTCGCGCCGATCAGCTTCACGCCGCGCGCGTGCGCCTGGTGATAGGGCTTGGCGCCCTTGAAGCTCGGCAGGAACGAGTGGTGGATGTTGATGATCCGGCCACTGAGCTGCTTGCACAGGTCGTCCGAGAGCACCTGCATGTACCGGGCGAGCACCACCAGCTCCACCCGCTCCTCGCGCACCAGCGTCACCAGGCGCGCCTCGGCCGCGGCCTTGGTGTCCTTGGTGACCGGGATGTGGTGGAAGGGCACGTGGTAGGAGGCGACGAGTTCGGCGAAGTCGGTGTGGTTGGAGACGACCGCCGCGATCTCCACGGGCAGCGCGCCCGACTGCGCGCGGAACAGCAGGTCGTTCAGGCAGTGTCCGAACTTCGACACCATCAGGATGATCCGCATCCGCTCCTCGGGGCGGTGGATCCCCCACTCCATCTGGAAGGAGTCGCCGACGGCGGCGAAGCTGGCGCGCAGCTTGTCGACGGTCACCGGGGCCTCGGCCGAGAAGTGGACGCGCATGAAGAACAGACCGGTGTCACGGTCGCCGAACTGCTGACTGTCCTCGATGTTGCAGCCCGTGATGAACAGATAGCTCGACACGGCATGCACGATGCCCTGTTTGTCCGGACAGGAGAGCGTGAGGACATACTGGTCAGTCATCCAGGAAGGATGCCACACCAGCGCCCTCCGGCTCCTGGCCGACCAGGATCCGGACCCACGGGCCCCGGGCGGAACGGATCAGGCCGAGCGGGTCAGGATCCTCAGCACTTCGAGCGAGCGCGGCGGCGCGTCGGGGTCCTCGCCGTCGCTCTCCGCGAGCCGTACGTGCGCCTCGCGCGCCGCCCGCACGGCCTCCGGCCATGCCTCGTGGGCGAGGTAGGCGGAGACCGGGGCGTCCGCGCCGACCTGGTGCATGATCCGCAGGACCCGCAGCACGGCGGCGTCCACCAGAGCCGCCTCACCGGAGTCGCGGAAGATCGTGCCGACGTATTTCTCCGCCGACCAGTTGTCCAGCCAGGTGTCCTCGACGAGCCGGTACACGGCGTCGGTGACGTCCCCGAACCCTTCGCGCCCGGCCAGCCAGGTCTCCTCGTGGAAGACGGGGTCGGAGAGCATGTGCAGCGCGGACCGTACGTGAGTACGCCAGCGCCACCACGGCATGTCATTCAACGGCATGCCGCCCATGGTGGAGGAGCGACGGCCGCGACGGGAAGAGCCTGCTGAACCTTGCTGCACGTTTTCGATCGTACGTTCCCCCCGACGTCCGCTCGATCGGCCCCCGCAATTCACCCGTTCCTCACCCTGCGTTGAGGCATGCTCACAACTGCGTTACCCCTGGCCCGGAAGGGTGCGGGCCCATGACCGGTTACGGATGGCGGCGCCGTGGGGGTCCGGACCGGCCCCGCCGCTCGATCAGCTCGTCGGCCCGGCCGGGCCCGGCGCGTTCGTCCGGCACGACGGCCACCGTGTTCGCCACGTGCTCGGCGGTGGGCGCCGCCCTGCTGGCCGGCTGCGGTGTGCTCCCTGGGGTCTCGGGGGGCTCCAGGGAGCCCATCACCGTCATGACCTGGGCCCCCGACGGCACCTCCGCCACCAATGCCCCCGGCATGCCCGCCATGGCCGAGGCGTTCGCGCGCTGGGTGAACGCGGCCGGCGGCATCGACGGCCACCGGCTCACCGTGCTCACCTGCAACGAGCACAACACCGACAACGGCGCGTCCGACTGCGCGCGGCGCGCGGTGAAGGAGCACGCGGTCGCCGTCGTCGGCTCCTACAGTCAGTACGACAACGCCTTCATCCCCCCGCTCGAAGTCGCCGGCATCCCCTACCTCGGGGGATACGGCATCTCCGACCGCGAGTTCACCAGCGCCCTCTCCTACCCCGTCAACGGCGGCCAGGCCGCACTCATCGCGGGCAGCGGGCAGCAGCTCGCCGCCGAGTGCGGGCAGGTCTCCCTGGTACGGCCCGACACCCTCGCCGGCGACGTCCTGCCCACACTGCTCAACGCCGGGCTGCTCGCCGCGCACCACGAGGCGGCCGTCGACATCCGCACCGCCGAGGACGCGGGCGACTACACCGCGGAGGCGCGCCGGGCGCTCGATCGGGCCGGGGCGGCGGACAGCGGCGCCGGACGCAAGGGGCCCGGGCAGAAGGCGGGCAGGGGCTGTGTGACGGCGGTGCTCGGCGACCGCACCGAGACGTTCTTCGACTCCTTCCGGCGGGTGGCGAGCGACGGGGAGAAGGTGCGGGTGGCGTCCGTCATCGGCTCGGTCGGCCAGCCGCTGCTCGACCGCACCGGCGGCAAGGACGGCCCCTTCGAGGGCGCGTACGTCACCGGCTGGTACCCGGAGTCCGACGACCCGCGCTGGGAGCCGATGAAGAAGGTCATCAGGGAACACGCCTTCGGGGACGACGCGATCGACGCCGCCGACGCCGGGGTGCAGACGACGTGGATCGCCTACACCGCTCTGAAGACGGTGGTGGAGTCCCTCCACAAGGACTCCGTGCGGGCCGTCGATCTGGTGCGCGCGCTCAACAAGGGCGTCACCGTGGACACCGGTGGCCTCACGCCCGTGCTGCGCTGGCGCTTCGAGGACATGCTCGCGGCGGCGGACTTCCCGCGCATCATCAACCGCCAGGTGACCTTCCAGGTGGTGCGCGAGGGGCGGCTGGTCGCCGTCAAGAAGGGCTTCACCGACGTGAGTTCGACCCTGGAGGCGTCCGCCGCCAACGGCTGAGCCGGGCGGGGCGGGTGGTCCGCGCGCCCGGGCGGTGGTCCGCGCGCCCGGGCGGTGGGCGGCAGCCTAGAGCTGGGTGGCGCCGCGCTTGGTGAGGCCGTACTTGGTGGCGATCGCGTTCCAGAGCCCGGAGGCCTCCTGCTTGGACTTCGTCGCCTCGCCGCTCGCCTTGTCGCCCTCGCCCGCGTCCTTGGTGCGCTTGGCGTGGCCGTCCTTGCAGCCCTTGCCCTTGTCGGCGGCGACCGCGTCGGACCACGCCGCGTAGTGGTTGTCGGCGGCGGCCGACGACTGCCAGGCCTTGCTGAGCGCCGCCGCCAGCTTGTCGTGGTCGGGCAGCTTGTCCAGGGAGAGCGCGCCGAGCCGGGTCACCAGGTCGCCGCGCTGCTTGGCGGCGCCGCGCAGCGAGGAGGACGCCTGGTCGAGCTTGTCGCACTTGCGGATGTCGGCGACCGCGCCGATCACCGCGTCGCGGCTGCTGCCGCTGTCGGCGAGCACCTTGTCGAGAGCCTGGGCCTGCGCCTTGGCGGGGTCGGCGTCGTCCCCCTTGGCGCCGGTGGCGCCGTTGACGGGCGAGCTGACGCCCGCGGGCTGCTTGTCGTCCTTCGTGTCGCCGCCGCTCAGGAGGGCGCCCGCGCCGAGCCCGATGACGGCGCAGCCCACGACCACACCGGCGATCAGCCCGACCGGCACCTTGCGCCGGGGCGGATCCGGCTCGTACGCGGAGTGCTGCCCGGCCGGGTCGTGCTGCGGCGGCTGCGCGCCGAACTGCGCCTGCGGCGACTGGTGGGGGCTCTGCTGCTGCCGGTTGAGGGGTACGGAGGGGCCGAAGCGGGGCAACTGGGCGCTTTCCGCGCCCTGTTGGGGCGAGCCGTCCGCCCGGAAGAGGCTGTCGAACTCGGCCGGGGGCTGCCGCTCGCCCGGCTCGCCCGGCCGTATCCCGTACGGGGCGTCCTGCGGGGCCGCCGGCACGGGCGCCATGACCTGGGTGGGGTCCGCGCCACGGCCGGGGCCCTGGGCGCCGGGGAAGTGGGCAGGGCCGCCGGAGTGCTCGGGCGGCAGCGCGCCCGCGCCGCCCTGGACGGGGGCGAGGTACTGCGTGGCCTCACTGCCCGGACCGCCCGGGGCGCCGATTCCGCTGCCCGCCACCGGCGCGATGAACTGCGTCGCCTCGAAGTCCCCGGAACCGCCCGGGACCGGCGCGATGTACTGCGTGGCGTCACCTGAGCCGCCGTGACCGCCGTGGCCGCCGTGGCCGCCGTGACCACCCGGCACGGGCGCGATGAACTGCGTCGCCTCACCGCCGAAGGCCCCGGCGCCGCCCGGCGCGTGGGCGATGTACTGCGTCGCCTCGGAATCCCCGGGCCCGGCGCCGCCCGGCGCATGAGCGATGTACTGCGTCGCCTCGGAATCCCCGGGCCCGGCTCCGCCCGGCGCATGAGCGATGTACTGCGTCGCCTCGGAATCCCCGGCCCCGGCTCC
Protein-coding regions in this window:
- the purU gene encoding formyltetrahydrofolate deformylase, whose translation is MTDQYVLTLSCPDKQGIVHAVSSYLFITGCNIEDSQQFGDRDTGLFFMRVHFSAEAPVTVDKLRASFAAVGDSFQMEWGIHRPEERMRIILMVSKFGHCLNDLLFRAQSGALPVEIAAVVSNHTDFAELVASYHVPFHHIPVTKDTKAAAEARLVTLVREERVELVVLARYMQVLSDDLCKQLSGRIINIHHSFLPSFKGAKPYHQAHARGVKLIGATAHYVTADLDEGPIIEQEVERVGHDVTPAQLVAIGRDVECQALARAVKWHAEHRILLNGRRTVVFA
- a CDS encoding ABC transporter substrate-binding protein; translation: MTGYGWRRRGGPDRPRRSISSSARPGPARSSGTTATVFATCSAVGAALLAGCGVLPGVSGGSREPITVMTWAPDGTSATNAPGMPAMAEAFARWVNAAGGIDGHRLTVLTCNEHNTDNGASDCARRAVKEHAVAVVGSYSQYDNAFIPPLEVAGIPYLGGYGISDREFTSALSYPVNGGQAALIAGSGQQLAAECGQVSLVRPDTLAGDVLPTLLNAGLLAAHHEAAVDIRTAEDAGDYTAEARRALDRAGAADSGAGRKGPGQKAGRGCVTAVLGDRTETFFDSFRRVASDGEKVRVASVIGSVGQPLLDRTGGKDGPFEGAYVTGWYPESDDPRWEPMKKVIREHAFGDDAIDAADAGVQTTWIAYTALKTVVESLHKDSVRAVDLVRALNKGVTVDTGGLTPVLRWRFEDMLAAADFPRIINRQVTFQVVREGRLVAVKKGFTDVSSTLEASAANG